One Tessaracoccus lacteus DNA window includes the following coding sequences:
- a CDS encoding GroES family chaperonin, which translates to MIDAPLAIRMLNDRVLVDPDTGAAERRSGGGILIPATVQMGRKLTWAKVVAVGPNVRSVEVDDRVLFDPEERSEVEVQSRTYVLLRERDIHAVASEGAVDGGTGLYL; encoded by the coding sequence GTGATCGACGCGCCCCTGGCCATCCGCATGCTGAATGACCGGGTGTTGGTCGACCCCGACACCGGGGCCGCGGAGCGACGCTCCGGAGGCGGCATCCTCATCCCCGCCACGGTACAGATGGGTCGCAAGCTCACCTGGGCCAAGGTCGTCGCCGTCGGACCCAACGTCCGGTCCGTCGAGGTCGACGACCGCGTGCTTTTCGACCCGGAGGAGCGCTCCGAGGTCGAGGTCCAGTCCCGCACCTACGTCCTGCTGCGCGAGCGCGACATCCACGCCGTCGCCTCGGAGGGCGCCGTCGACGGCGGGACCGGGTTATACCTCTAG
- a CDS encoding recombinase family protein gives MTIIDADRTAIDSLVAPTPFPGSFAVSYLRVSTKEQAEKGGQAEGFSIPAQREANQRKADQLGATIIEEFVDAGESARKADRPELMRMIQYVAKHKTNYCIVHKVDRLARNRADDVTIHLALKDAGVTLVSATENIDETPSGMLLHGIMSSIAEFYSRNLATEVVKGLSQKAAQGGTVTKAPIGYRNVGVRDEFGREVRTVEIDEERAPLVRWAFQVFASGDWTTSQLHQELVARGLTTAASPRRPSRPIGKSSVHRMLTNPYYKGSVRYQGVTYAGAHEAIVPNEVWDQVQTVLGTHRSAADATQVHEHYLKGTVFCGQCGSRLLVCNAKSSQGTIYPYFVCASRHGGRGDCTRQAMLIEQVERLIERFYAKVQLDPETTQAVSAMIHARFDEMMAEGAAELADLASRRTQLEGEQQKLLQAHYAGAIPLDLLKKEQDRITASLETIEHRITAHHGHYADARANLDDSLKLLSNAADLYEHADDANRRLCNQALFRAIYIDEDNDVRVGYRNPYDGLSLSGLHADALSWAAEAKKMGQARTATKGGPLVASSHLTRLG, from the coding sequence ATGACGATCATCGACGCGGACCGAACCGCGATAGACAGCCTCGTAGCGCCCACCCCGTTCCCCGGATCATTCGCCGTCTCCTACCTACGGGTCTCCACGAAGGAGCAGGCGGAGAAGGGCGGCCAGGCGGAGGGCTTCTCGATCCCGGCCCAGCGCGAGGCGAACCAGCGCAAGGCCGACCAGCTCGGAGCAACGATCATCGAGGAGTTCGTCGACGCGGGCGAGTCCGCGCGCAAGGCCGACCGGCCCGAACTGATGCGGATGATCCAGTACGTCGCGAAGCACAAGACGAACTACTGCATCGTCCACAAGGTCGACCGGCTCGCCCGCAACCGAGCCGACGACGTGACCATCCACCTCGCCCTCAAGGACGCCGGCGTCACGCTGGTGTCGGCCACGGAGAACATCGACGAGACCCCGTCCGGGATGCTGCTGCACGGCATCATGTCCTCGATCGCGGAGTTCTACTCCCGCAACCTCGCCACCGAGGTCGTCAAGGGTCTGTCGCAGAAGGCCGCGCAGGGCGGCACCGTGACGAAGGCACCCATCGGCTACCGCAACGTCGGCGTGCGCGACGAGTTCGGGCGGGAAGTACGCACCGTCGAGATCGACGAGGAGCGAGCCCCGTTGGTGCGGTGGGCGTTCCAGGTGTTCGCATCCGGCGACTGGACGACGAGCCAGCTTCACCAGGAGCTCGTAGCGCGCGGGCTCACGACAGCGGCGTCGCCGCGGCGACCGTCCCGACCCATCGGGAAGTCGTCGGTGCATCGGATGCTGACGAACCCGTACTACAAGGGCAGCGTCCGCTACCAGGGCGTGACCTATGCCGGAGCGCACGAGGCCATCGTCCCCAACGAGGTGTGGGACCAGGTGCAGACCGTGCTCGGCACGCACCGCTCGGCAGCAGATGCAACGCAAGTCCACGAGCACTACTTGAAGGGGACGGTGTTCTGCGGCCAGTGCGGCTCGCGGCTACTGGTGTGCAACGCCAAGAGCAGCCAGGGCACGATCTACCCGTACTTCGTGTGCGCGAGCAGGCATGGTGGCAGAGGCGACTGCACCCGGCAGGCGATGCTCATCGAGCAGGTCGAACGGCTCATCGAGCGCTTCTATGCCAAGGTGCAGCTCGATCCCGAGACGACGCAGGCGGTCTCGGCGATGATCCATGCCCGGTTCGACGAGATGATGGCCGAAGGAGCCGCCGAACTTGCCGACCTCGCGTCCCGGAGAACCCAACTCGAAGGCGAGCAGCAGAAGTTGCTGCAAGCCCACTACGCCGGAGCCATCCCGCTCGACCTGCTCAAGAAGGAGCAGGACCGGATCACCGCGTCGTTGGAGACCATCGAGCACCGGATCACCGCTCACCACGGCCACTATGCCGACGCGCGGGCGAACCTCGACGACTCGCTGAAACTGCTGTCCAACGCTGCCGACCTCTACGAGCACGCCGACGACGCGAACCGCCGACTGTGCAACCAAGCACTGTTCAGGGCGATCTACATCGACGAGGACAACGACGTGCGCGTCGGCTACCGGAACCCGTATGACGGACTGAGCCTCTCCGGCCTCCACGCCGACGCCCTGAGCTGGGCCGCCGAGGCGAAGAAAATGGGCCAGGCGCGAACCGCGACCAAGGGTGGCCCCTTGGTCGCAAGTTCACACCTGACCCGTTTGGGGTGA
- a CDS encoding IMPACT family protein, producing MSDSFLTIDAAPGGGVDVELEIRRSRFLTRMRRVTSEEDARAVIEERRSTYFDARHHCSAFVLGPDGRTARSSDDGEPAGTAGVPMLTALNRVGLTDVVAVVTRYFGGIKLGAGGLVRAYTDAVAQAVEAAGTRTVRLSTLLRIDADFASAGQVEDQLRGLTLPSGAPVTVDSVDWTDRAHISVAVPAGSVDELRVALATLSAGALAAEETGSRWVG from the coding sequence GTGTCTGACTCCTTCCTCACCATCGACGCCGCCCCGGGCGGCGGGGTCGACGTCGAGCTGGAGATCAGGCGGTCCCGGTTCCTGACGCGTATGCGGCGCGTCACCTCAGAGGAGGACGCGCGCGCCGTCATCGAGGAGCGGCGGTCCACCTACTTCGACGCCCGCCACCACTGCTCCGCCTTCGTGCTGGGCCCGGACGGGCGCACGGCCCGCAGTTCGGACGACGGCGAGCCCGCCGGCACCGCCGGCGTGCCGATGCTGACGGCCCTGAACCGGGTCGGGCTGACGGATGTCGTCGCGGTCGTCACGCGCTACTTCGGCGGCATCAAGCTCGGCGCGGGCGGCCTGGTGCGGGCATACACGGACGCCGTCGCGCAGGCCGTCGAGGCGGCGGGCACCCGAACGGTCCGCCTGTCCACGCTGCTGCGGATCGACGCAGACTTCGCCTCCGCGGGTCAGGTCGAGGACCAGCTGCGCGGCCTGACGCTGCCCTCCGGGGCTCCCGTCACCGTCGACTCGGTCGACTGGACGGACCGCGCGCACATCAGTGTGGCCGTGCCCGCCGGATCCGTCGACGAGCTGCGCGTCGCGCTGGCCACGTTGTCCGCCGGTGCCCTCGCCGCCGAGGAGACCGGCTCCCGCTGGGTCGGCTGA
- a CDS encoding DUF3618 domain-containing protein — translation MANPNVQQLRADLAANRARLVGATNEVAEAIKPQNIAKESVAQVKQFAKAEFDTATSSLRDERGQWNYEKLLVVGGAVVGAVVFFATLNSVAKRRAVSVAARRAAIER, via the coding sequence ATGGCCAATCCGAACGTGCAGCAGCTGCGCGCCGACCTCGCCGCAAATCGGGCCCGCCTCGTCGGCGCGACCAACGAGGTGGCGGAGGCCATCAAGCCGCAGAACATCGCCAAGGAATCAGTGGCCCAGGTCAAGCAGTTCGCCAAGGCCGAGTTCGACACGGCCACCTCCTCGCTGCGCGACGAGCGGGGGCAGTGGAACTACGAGAAGCTGCTGGTCGTGGGGGGCGCCGTGGTCGGCGCAGTCGTGTTCTTCGCGACGCTCAACTCCGTCGCGAAGCGCCGCGCCGTCTCCGTTGCGGCCCGCAGGGCGGCGATCGAGAGGTGA
- a CDS encoding alpha/beta fold hydrolase — MKRFRKVVSLLVVGALIGFGIGWAWPILNRETLMVGQDAVVVSADEAEVSVVDAGGKVLVIEPADVDARVALILYPGGLVRPQAYEWLGHALASRGVRTLIPEMPFDLAVLGKDRATQVADELADDLPVVIGGHSLGGAMAASYAAENPEALAGLVLLAAYPPDGDDLSGTTVPVLSLYGEHDEVADLDTVLGAADLLPSSASFVEVTGSVHSFFGRYGPQSGDGVPTVSRADAENAIAEAVGDFLDGIGI; from the coding sequence ATGAAGCGCTTCCGGAAAGTGGTGTCCCTGCTGGTCGTCGGCGCCTTGATCGGGTTCGGCATCGGCTGGGCGTGGCCCATCCTCAACCGCGAGACGCTGATGGTCGGGCAGGACGCCGTCGTGGTCTCCGCCGACGAGGCGGAGGTGTCGGTGGTCGACGCCGGCGGGAAGGTGCTGGTGATCGAGCCCGCCGACGTGGACGCGCGTGTCGCGCTGATCCTCTACCCCGGTGGCCTGGTGCGCCCGCAGGCCTACGAGTGGCTCGGCCACGCGCTGGCCTCGCGCGGCGTGCGGACGCTCATCCCGGAGATGCCGTTCGACCTCGCGGTGCTCGGCAAGGACCGCGCGACGCAGGTCGCCGACGAGCTGGCGGACGACCTGCCCGTCGTGATCGGTGGGCACTCGCTCGGCGGAGCCATGGCCGCCTCGTACGCGGCGGAGAACCCGGAGGCACTGGCGGGGCTGGTGCTGCTGGCCGCCTACCCGCCCGACGGCGACGACCTCAGCGGCACGACGGTGCCCGTCTTGTCGCTCTACGGGGAGCACGACGAGGTCGCCGACCTCGACACCGTGCTCGGGGCGGCGGACTTGCTGCCGTCGTCGGCCAGCTTCGTCGAGGTGACGGGATCGGTGCACAGCTTCTTCGGCCGCTACGGGCCCCAGTCCGGCGACGGCGTGCCGACGGTGTCGCGCGCCGACGCGGAGAACGCCATCGCCGAGGCCGTCGGCGACTTCCTCGACGGCATCGGCATCTGA
- a CDS encoding ABC transporter substrate-binding protein — translation MSNHRSRLLAGLASAVSITLLATACSGTTTDGSTSAATGSASAESTEPIELTVTTFGTMGLDDLYAKYEADHPNITIKANNIDTGGNALTDWQTKQAAGSGLPDVQAVEEGWLSKVMQVSDSFTDLRDYGADDIKGNWVDWKIAQATDSNGRIIGYGTDIGPQGVCYNSKLLEEAGMASDRDGFAELLGGDNASWETFFEVGRQYHEKTGKAWYDQSGFVWNSMVNQLDEGYYKADGTLNVKDNEELKSRWLMLADAAADGLSSAQTQWDWGGGKAFVDGSFATFVCPGWMLGVVKGQVEAGGGDADSGWDFADVFPGGASNWGGSFLTVPTTSEHPKEAAELAAWLTDAQQQVSAFQAAGAFPSNLEAQKDPGVTGSSELTEFFNDAPIGEILAKRAEGVKAQYKGPDDSVIQEQVFGPSVQEIDSGKADGPTSWDNALKLLDTVVAS, via the coding sequence GTGTCCAACCACCGCTCACGGCTCCTGGCAGGTCTCGCCAGCGCCGTCTCAATCACACTGCTGGCGACGGCGTGCTCCGGCACGACCACCGACGGCAGCACGAGTGCCGCCACCGGGTCGGCATCCGCCGAGTCCACCGAGCCCATCGAGCTGACCGTCACGACGTTCGGCACCATGGGGCTCGACGACCTCTACGCGAAGTACGAGGCCGACCACCCGAACATCACCATCAAGGCCAACAACATCGACACCGGCGGCAACGCGCTGACCGACTGGCAGACCAAGCAGGCCGCCGGTTCCGGGCTCCCCGATGTGCAGGCGGTCGAGGAGGGCTGGCTGAGCAAGGTCATGCAGGTCTCCGACTCGTTCACCGACCTGCGCGACTACGGCGCCGACGACATCAAGGGCAACTGGGTCGACTGGAAGATCGCCCAGGCCACCGACAGCAACGGCCGCATCATCGGCTACGGCACCGACATCGGCCCCCAGGGCGTCTGCTACAACTCGAAGCTGCTCGAGGAGGCCGGCATGGCCTCCGACCGCGACGGCTTCGCCGAGCTGCTCGGCGGCGACAACGCATCCTGGGAGACGTTCTTCGAGGTCGGTCGCCAGTACCACGAGAAGACCGGCAAGGCGTGGTACGACCAGTCCGGCTTCGTGTGGAACTCCATGGTCAACCAGCTCGACGAGGGCTACTACAAGGCTGACGGGACGCTCAACGTCAAGGACAATGAGGAGCTCAAGTCCCGCTGGCTGATGCTGGCCGACGCTGCAGCCGACGGCCTGTCCAGCGCCCAGACCCAGTGGGACTGGGGCGGCGGCAAGGCCTTCGTCGACGGCTCGTTCGCGACGTTCGTGTGCCCCGGCTGGATGCTGGGCGTCGTCAAGGGCCAGGTCGAGGCGGGCGGCGGCGACGCCGACTCCGGCTGGGACTTCGCCGATGTCTTCCCGGGTGGCGCGTCCAACTGGGGCGGCTCGTTCCTGACGGTCCCCACGACCTCTGAGCACCCGAAGGAGGCCGCCGAGCTGGCGGCGTGGCTGACCGACGCGCAGCAGCAGGTCTCGGCCTTCCAGGCGGCCGGTGCGTTCCCCAGCAACCTCGAGGCGCAGAAGGACCCCGGCGTGACGGGCTCCTCCGAGCTGACGGAGTTCTTCAACGACGCGCCGATCGGCGAGATCCTGGCCAAGCGCGCCGAGGGCGTCAAGGCCCAGTACAAGGGCCCCGATGACTCGGTCATCCAGGAGCAGGTCTTCGGCCCCAGCGTCCAGGAGATCGACTCGGGCAAGGCTGACGGCCCCACCTCGTGGGACAACGCCCTGAAGCTGCTCGACACCGTCGTCGCCAGCTGA
- a CDS encoding nitroreductase family protein, which produces MTATDIRNETSVPVSSPLAHRWSPRSLDGAHVLSADDLTALGEAARWAPSAMNLQPTRFIVARRGTDTFAKIAESLAGFNQVWAPRASALVVALAETERDGRPVRWAEYDLGQAVAHLTIEAADRGLVTHQMGGFDVDQLRSVFRIDKALTPVTVIAVGQYDPTADIDEAVRERDLEPRTRRELDDLTLILDI; this is translated from the coding sequence ATGACCGCCACGGACATCCGCAACGAGACCAGCGTTCCCGTCAGCAGCCCCCTCGCCCACCGATGGAGCCCTCGCTCCCTCGACGGCGCCCACGTCCTGAGCGCCGACGACCTCACCGCGCTGGGCGAGGCGGCACGATGGGCGCCGTCCGCCATGAACCTGCAGCCGACGCGCTTCATCGTCGCCCGCCGCGGCACCGACACGTTCGCCAAGATCGCCGAGAGCCTCGCCGGTTTCAACCAGGTGTGGGCGCCGCGCGCGTCCGCCCTCGTCGTGGCACTGGCGGAGACCGAGCGCGACGGCCGCCCCGTCCGCTGGGCCGAGTACGACCTTGGCCAGGCGGTCGCCCACCTGACCATCGAGGCCGCCGACCGCGGGCTCGTCACCCACCAGATGGGCGGCTTCGACGTGGACCAGCTGCGCTCGGTCTTCCGCATCGACAAGGCCCTGACCCCCGTCACCGTGATCGCCGTCGGCCAGTACGACCCGACCGCCGACATCGACGAGGCCGTCCGCGAGCGGGACCTCGAGCCCCGCACGCGGCGCGAACTGGACGACCTCACCCTCATCCTCGACATCTGA
- the orn gene encoding oligoribonuclease has protein sequence MSEKLVWIDCEMTGLDLVNDALIEVAVLVTDGELNVLGDGVDVLIRPTDEALEQMGDFVRTMHTKSGLLEDLKDGVTMEEATAQVMAYIKTFVPAPKRAPLAGNTIGTDRSFLARDMPELEEWVHYRNVDVSSIKELARRWYPKVTHLAPAKTGNHRALADIQESIEELRYYREALFVPEPGPTGEDLRAIAAKHRGALTGNTGDAEVAKEA, from the coding sequence ATGAGTGAAAAGCTGGTGTGGATCGACTGCGAGATGACCGGGCTGGATCTGGTCAACGACGCGTTGATCGAGGTCGCGGTGCTCGTGACCGACGGTGAACTGAACGTGCTCGGCGACGGCGTCGACGTGCTGATCAGGCCCACCGACGAGGCCCTCGAGCAGATGGGCGACTTCGTCCGCACCATGCACACCAAGTCCGGCCTCCTCGAGGACCTCAAGGACGGCGTCACCATGGAGGAGGCCACCGCCCAGGTGATGGCCTACATCAAGACCTTCGTGCCCGCCCCGAAGCGCGCCCCACTGGCCGGCAACACCATCGGCACCGACCGCTCCTTCCTCGCCCGCGACATGCCGGAACTGGAGGAGTGGGTGCACTACCGCAACGTCGACGTGTCCTCCATCAAAGAGCTCGCCCGCCGCTGGTACCCGAAGGTCACGCACCTCGCCCCGGCCAAGACCGGCAACCACCGCGCCCTTGCCGACATCCAGGAGTCGATCGAGGAGCTGCGCTACTACCGCGAGGCGCTGTTCGTTCCGGAGCCCGGCCCCACGGGCGAGGACCTGCGGGCCATCGCCGCGAAGCACCGCGGGGCACTGACCGGCAACACGGGCGATGCGGAGGTCGCGAAGGAGGCCTGA
- the thpR gene encoding RNA 2',3'-cyclic phosphodiesterase produces the protein MGARMFTALLPPDEVVGDLDGLLEPRRDSDERLRWTRPVGWHVTTSFMGDVDLWRVESLVEHLAVAASHAAPFDVGLSGGVAFPSPDRAKVLALAVGLGRDGLAALSAGCRRAGSRAGVEVDGARFVGHLTLARASHGFNATRWLEVLGSFPRWAWRADEVCLIESRQRGREYAVVERFALGAPARGALD, from the coding sequence ATGGGAGCACGTATGTTCACGGCCCTGCTGCCGCCCGACGAGGTCGTCGGCGATCTCGACGGTCTGCTGGAGCCGCGCCGCGACTCCGACGAGCGGCTGCGCTGGACCCGGCCCGTCGGCTGGCACGTGACCACCTCGTTCATGGGCGACGTCGACCTGTGGCGCGTCGAGAGCCTCGTCGAGCATCTGGCGGTCGCCGCGTCCCACGCAGCTCCCTTTGACGTCGGTCTCAGCGGGGGAGTCGCGTTCCCCTCGCCCGACCGGGCGAAGGTGCTCGCGCTCGCCGTCGGGCTGGGGCGCGACGGGCTCGCCGCGCTGTCGGCCGGGTGCCGACGCGCGGGGTCCAGGGCGGGCGTCGAGGTCGACGGGGCCCGCTTCGTCGGCCATCTGACCCTGGCCCGCGCCAGTCACGGATTCAATGCGACGCGGTGGCTGGAGGTGCTCGGCTCGTTCCCACGGTGGGCTTGGCGGGCCGACGAGGTGTGCCTCATCGAATCGCGGCAGCGGGGTCGCGAGTATGCGGTCGTCGAGCGGTTCGCGCTCGGCGCCCCTGCGCGCGGTGCCCTAGACTAG
- a CDS encoding VOC family protein: MLTVSPYIILRGKAKPAITFYQSVFGGELAITMQSEYNPDPAVADLVMHGQLTTDTFTLMVSDDPRSGEELPSGNIQICVWGDDLETARAWFTALSDGADVTTPFAPQMWGDHYGDLTDKFGVSWSVNAGTPS; the protein is encoded by the coding sequence ATGCTGACAGTCAGCCCCTACATCATCCTCCGAGGCAAGGCGAAGCCGGCCATCACGTTCTACCAGTCGGTCTTCGGCGGCGAACTCGCGATCACGATGCAGTCCGAGTACAACCCCGACCCGGCGGTCGCAGACCTGGTGATGCACGGCCAGCTCACCACCGACACCTTCACTCTGATGGTCTCGGACGACCCGCGCAGCGGCGAGGAGCTCCCCTCCGGCAACATCCAGATCTGCGTCTGGGGCGACGACCTCGAGACGGCGCGGGCCTGGTTCACGGCGCTGAGCGATGGCGCGGACGTCACCACCCCCTTCGCGCCCCAGATGTGGGGTGACCACTACGGCGACCTGACCGACAAGTTCGGCGTCTCGTGGAGCGTGAACGCCGGCACGCCCAGCTGA
- the bcp gene encoding thioredoxin-dependent thiol peroxidase, which yields MTARLTAGTPAPEFTLPDQDGNDVSLSDFAGETVILYFYPAAMTPGCTTQAVDFSENLGSFKDAGYRVLGCSPDPVDKLAKFAERSNLGFTLLADPETTVLNAYGAWGPRKLYGKEIVGVLRSTFVIEVGADGKGVVKVAQYNVKATGHVAKLRRELGV from the coding sequence ATGACCGCACGACTGACGGCCGGCACCCCGGCCCCCGAGTTCACGCTGCCCGACCAGGACGGCAACGACGTCTCCCTCTCCGATTTCGCCGGCGAGACGGTCATCCTCTACTTCTACCCGGCCGCGATGACGCCGGGCTGCACGACGCAGGCCGTCGACTTCTCCGAGAACCTCGGCTCCTTCAAGGACGCGGGCTACCGCGTGCTCGGCTGCTCCCCCGACCCCGTCGACAAGCTCGCGAAGTTCGCCGAGCGCTCCAATCTCGGCTTCACGCTGCTGGCCGACCCCGAGACGACCGTGCTGAACGCCTACGGCGCCTGGGGCCCCCGCAAGCTCTACGGCAAGGAGATCGTCGGCGTGCTGCGCTCGACGTTCGTGATCGAGGTAGGCGCCGACGGTAAGGGCGTCGTCAAGGTCGCGCAGTACAACGTGAAGGCCACTGGCCACGTGGCGAAGCTCCGCCGCGAGCTCGGTGTCTGA
- a CDS encoding carbohydrate ABC transporter permease, whose amino-acid sequence MSATRKPNRGVGDLSRPRWFVYALISAFFIGGTYPLYWSFVIGSSDKSALTSTWPPLLPGGQFWANAQEVFATVDFWKALANSIIVSSVITLSVVIFSTLAGYAFAKLRFRGRDGLMIAVIATMAVPTQLGIIPLFMLMKQFGWTGTLGAVIVPTLVTAFGVFFMRQYLVDVIPDELIEAARVDGASMVRTFVNVGLPAARPAMAILALFTFMTAWTDYLWPLLVVPQNPTLQVALSQLQSARYVDYSVVLNGAVLATLPLLLLFVVAGKHLVSGIMAGAVKG is encoded by the coding sequence ATGAGCGCGACCCGCAAGCCGAACCGGGGCGTCGGTGATCTGTCCCGCCCCCGCTGGTTCGTCTACGCCCTGATCTCGGCCTTCTTCATCGGGGGCACGTACCCGCTGTACTGGTCCTTCGTGATCGGCTCCAGCGACAAGTCGGCCCTGACCAGCACCTGGCCGCCGCTGCTGCCGGGGGGCCAGTTCTGGGCCAACGCGCAGGAGGTCTTCGCCACCGTCGACTTCTGGAAGGCCCTGGCGAACTCGATCATCGTGTCGTCGGTCATCACACTCTCCGTCGTGATCTTCTCGACGCTCGCCGGCTACGCCTTCGCGAAGCTGCGGTTCCGCGGCCGCGACGGGCTCATGATCGCCGTGATCGCGACGATGGCGGTCCCGACCCAGCTCGGCATCATCCCGCTGTTCATGCTCATGAAGCAGTTCGGCTGGACGGGCACGCTGGGAGCTGTGATCGTCCCGACGCTCGTAACGGCGTTCGGCGTCTTCTTCATGCGGCAGTACCTGGTCGACGTCATCCCCGACGAGCTGATCGAGGCCGCCCGCGTCGACGGCGCCTCCATGGTCCGCACGTTCGTCAACGTCGGGCTCCCCGCGGCCCGGCCCGCGATGGCGATCCTCGCCCTGTTCACATTCATGACCGCCTGGACCGACTACCTATGGCCGCTGCTGGTCGTGCCGCAGAACCCGACGCTGCAGGTCGCGCTCAGCCAGCTGCAGTCCGCGCGCTACGTGGACTACTCCGTCGTCCTCAACGGCGCGGTCCTAGCCACGCTCCCCCTCCTCCTCCTGTTCGTCGTGGCGGGCAAGCATCTCGTGTCCGGCATCATGGCGGGTGCCGTCAAGGGGTGA
- a CDS encoding carbohydrate ABC transporter permease, whose translation MHSTTARQTRPGLTFRQRLSRWDVKYSPYAYVAPFFILFGLIGLFPLVYTFVVSLNNWNLLTGPGDWVGLANFTRELSDPLFWNSIFNTFSIFLLSSVPQIITALALAAILDQNLRAKTFWRLSILIPYVVTPVAVTLIFSNIFGEKYGLVNNILQSFGLDPVMWKTETLPSHLAIATMVNWRWTGYNALILLAAMQAVPRDIYESAAIDGAGAVRRFFSITVPSIRPTIIFVIITATIGGLQIFTEPKLFNATSSVPGGPQRQYQTTVLYLWDLAFNRQQFGRAAAVAWLLFLLIVAIGILNFMLSRTIASAESRAGRTRRSRKAVK comes from the coding sequence ATGCACTCGACCACGGCCAGACAGACCCGTCCGGGGCTGACCTTCCGCCAGCGGCTCAGCCGCTGGGACGTGAAGTACTCCCCCTACGCGTACGTCGCGCCCTTCTTCATCCTGTTCGGGCTGATCGGCCTGTTCCCGTTGGTCTACACCTTCGTGGTGTCGCTCAACAACTGGAATCTGCTGACCGGTCCCGGCGACTGGGTCGGGCTCGCGAACTTCACGCGCGAACTCTCCGACCCGCTGTTCTGGAACTCCATCTTCAACACCTTCAGCATCTTCCTGCTGAGCTCGGTGCCCCAGATCATCACTGCCCTGGCGCTCGCGGCGATCCTCGACCAGAACCTCCGCGCAAAGACGTTCTGGCGGCTGTCGATCCTGATCCCCTACGTCGTCACGCCCGTGGCGGTGACGCTGATCTTCTCCAACATCTTCGGCGAGAAGTACGGCCTGGTGAACAACATCCTGCAGTCCTTCGGCCTCGATCCGGTGATGTGGAAGACGGAGACCCTGCCGAGCCACCTGGCTATCGCCACGATGGTCAACTGGCGCTGGACCGGGTACAACGCGCTGATCCTGCTCGCCGCGATGCAGGCCGTGCCGCGCGACATCTACGAGTCCGCGGCGATCGACGGGGCCGGCGCCGTGCGCAGGTTCTTCTCCATCACGGTTCCCAGCATCCGCCCGACGATCATCTTCGTCATCATCACCGCCACCATCGGCGGCCTGCAGATCTTCACCGAGCCGAAGCTCTTCAACGCGACAAGCTCGGTGCCGGGCGGCCCGCAGCGGCAGTACCAGACGACGGTGCTCTACCTGTGGGACCTCGCCTTCAACCGACAGCAGTTCGGGCGGGCGGCCGCCGTCGCCTGGCTGTTGTTCCTCCTCATCGTGGCCATCGGCATCCTCAACTTCATGCTGTCGCGCACCATCGCGAGCGCGGAGTCGCGGGCCGGCCGCACCCGCCGGTCCAGAAAGGCAGTCAAATGA